In Candidatus Electrothrix scaldis, the genomic window TTTCTTTGATCTTTCTGTTATGCTGCCATTTTGAAGAGCGGCAGTTGCGGTGACTTTTTAGCAGGTTCTTTTTTTGCGGGTTCCTGCCATTTTTAACAATAACAAAGAGATGCTGCTGAACGTACATCGAACTGTGATTGCGGACTGACCGCGAACCCGAACGGTTTCAAGACCGGTTTGATGCTTTAACAGATTGAAAGGCCGTTCACAGTTCTTGCGAATATCATGCGCCTCCCGTATCTGCTCGACATGGTAAGGTATTCGCTGGAAAAAGCCTCTGTCTAATGATATGCTTCGACATTGAGGGCAGCTTCCTTTAAGAAGGCATTCACCTGTATTTGCTGCGCATTTATACTCGTGATGATCTTCGTCAACGCCCGCATACTCCATAGGAACAGAACATTCGTTATGGCAGAAAACCGTGCCATTGGCGGTATCAACATTGTCCGGTGTAGATACTGTGGAACAGGGTGGGGTTGTCACGTATATACCTGTTTTGCCGTGCAATGATCCGTCATTGTCATGATAGGCAGTATCGGCGGTGACCAGTTTCACCTCAACGCCCATAGCCTGCGCCACATCAACCAAAAGCGAAAGAAAATGGCTGTCATGGTGATTTGCCGGTGCAAGCAGGGAGATAATCGGAAAACTATGACCGGTTTCAGTATCAATCGCGGTTAACGTATGCAGACGATAGCCGACTACGTATACAGATTTGTCACGCTTGTTGCGTCGTTTTCCACAGTCGCTATCGAGATCACTGTAAATACGTATGTTTTGGCCATTGATATTTAGTGAAGCCAAGGGGATTTTACATTCATTGGCCAGTTCGGTAGAGTCCACTCCGTGCAGAATATGGTCACCAAGCATCCCGGACTGCAAAAAATGGTGCAAAATATACACCGTAATATTAATTTGTTGGACAAATGTAAGGGAATGACGGAATTTGCTGAGCTGAGTATGGTCAATAATTGCTTTTTCACGCAATGACAATCCGATAAAGGCGCGGTTCTGTTTGCGGTCAAGGCCGAGGTATTCTTTATCACAGAATTTTCGGTAGCTTATTTCTGGATACTTGATCGTCTTGAGCAGTTCGGCACGAAACATGTTGTGAGGAAATAAGTCCCGCATAGCAGGACTATAGCCCTCATAAGCTAACAGGCGATTGATAATTTCGTTGTCAAGCAGCTGGTCGATAAACCGGAGTTCTTCATCTTTGATATATTTGGCGAAACGACTTTTTCCGCAAAGCTTCATGATATTGTTATTTTTTGATTCATTGACAATATCAGCCATCTGGTCAAGGCTGATAATGCCTTTTGTCTGAACCTGTTGCTCCACGCCGAGCAGCTCATCCGACGAGGCTGAAATCTCCTGTTTAAAATCATACTCGCCTGCGACCTGCGCAAGAACTTTTCGAGAGATTTCTTTTTTGGTTTTTCGATTCAGACGGTTCCAATTGGGATAGTTTTTCTTGAGCTCTTTTTGTACGATACGTTTGATATTTTTATTATGCATAACACTTGAAATGAGCAAGCGATTTAATATTATTGAATTTTTTTTATTATACAGGCTTTTTTTAGCTTAAGCAACTGTTTTTGTGCAATATTGAGATGATCTTTTCAACACCCTTTATTACATGATTCGAATCTCTTGTTGCAACACCTAAAATTCCCTGAATATCCTGCTCAGGGTCGCCAATTTTTAATTTTGCTATTCCTATTCCTGGGCGTATTGGATTATGTCGTAGTTGAGATATCCATTTAGGCTGTACAGTTTTGTTTTCTTCTTTTTTTACTTCTATTTCAGAATCTGGCTTCTTGTCATTTAATTGCATAAAGGAAACGGGTGCGGCTCCTTTGATACAAGGTTAACATACTGATAAAATTTCGATTGCGAATAACAGATTGTTTACAATTTGCTTGAATTGCTTCTCATGATACGGTAAGAAATTATGGGTATTTTTTTTCACGGCGTTTTGGAGGTTCCATATGTACAGCCCCTGTCACCTTACGGAAAGCAATATTGAGCATTATCTTCGGTCTTTTGAAGCACTTGATAAACTGGCGTCCCATATATCCGGTATAGAATTCTCCACATCCTCTTTCGGAGACGTGGAAGCAGTTATTCAACAGAAAGGACAGGAAATTATACGGCAGCTGGCGCAGGGATATCTGTCTCAGCGTTCCGCAGAAGAAGAGAAAAAAGAATTTGTTCTCGGAGAAGACGGTATTCGTCGCAATCGTCGCAGAACAGATTGTACTCGAAAAATTGAATCACGTTTCGGAGAGGTCGAGCTGTCACGAATCGGTTATTACGGGCAGTTTGTCGGCAGCGTTTTTCCTCTGGATGCCGAGTTGAATTTGCCGCCCGACAAGTATTCACACGGCCTACGAAGTGAAATAGCGCATTTGACGGCAGTCGCTTCTTTTGACGAAACATTGGAGTTTCTGGAACGTCAGGGAGGCGGAATACTGCCTAAACGTCAACTTCAGGAAGTATCCGCAGATATTGTTCGTGATTTCAAGGAATTTTACGAGCAACCCCTTGACTTGTCGTCCGTAAAGGGCAGTATTTTAGTCATTACGGCGGACGGTAAGGGCGTATCAATGCATAATCAGGATCTGCGTCCCGCCGCCAAAAAACAAGCGGAAAAGGATCAGGATAAGAAAAAAGCCCGACTTCAGCCCGGAGAGAAAAAGGGGCGTAAGCGGATGGCGACCGTTGTCTCAGTGTATGACACATCCCCTTATCAGCGCACTCCTGAACAGCTTCTCAATATTGACGGGGAAGTCGCACCGGAGCGTCCAGAAATTAAAAACAAGCGGGTCTGGGCGGAGATTACGGAAGATATGGGAAACGCCCTTGACCAGGGATTCCGGGAGGCGCTTCGACGAGACCCTGAACAAGAAATGGAATGGGTTGTTCTTATCGACGGGCAGACCGATCTGGTCAGGCAGGTCGAGGTACAGGCGGAGAAGCATGATGTAAAAGTAACCGTTATTCAGGATTTTATTCATGTTGTCGAGTACCTGTGGAAGGCGGTTCATGCTCTTTATCCAGAGAAAGAGAACGCTGAAAAACGAGAAAAGTGGGTTCAGGGCCGTACGCTTGAGATTTTGAAAGGAAACGCGCAAAGCGTGGCGAGCGGATTGCGTCGTGCGGCTACACGTAGAGGATTAGATGAAAATAAACGTATCCCTGCGGATACTGCTGCGAATTATATCAAGAAAAATCAGAAACGACTGAGATATGAAGAAGCTCTTTTGAAAGGACTGCCTATCGCCACCGGTGTAATAGAGGGAGCTTGTCGTCACTTGGTCAAGGATCGTATGGATCTCACCGGTGCTCGTTGGCGACTGAAATCAGCGGATGCTGTGCTGAAGCTAAGGGCGCTGAAAACCAGCGGAGATCTGAAAAAATACCTGAACTTTCATTTTTGGAAGGAGCGGTGCAGGAACTATATCTGGATGCCGAACGGTGATGCAGTTCCGGCAATGATATAATCGCTGGAAGATTGCAGGAAAAGAGCCGCACCCAAAGGAAACTACTAACGCAATCGCTGCAACAATAGAAGCTACTCCAGTCCAGGCCGGATGGGAAAGAACTCTATCAGTTAGCCAAGACAATAATTTCATTCGAATAAACCTAACAGTATTAATAAGTGGAAAATTGTCCTGCTATTGACCGTAATAGGTACCGCAAAAATCCACTTATTCAGATATTGATATGATAAAAGTGGAAATCTTTTCCACTTATCATGCCATACAGTGGCTAACATAACATGAGAAAAGAGGCTAATAGGGGTCTGTCCCTTATTATCACAAAAAAATGCCTGAGAATGTCTATGTAACAACTTGAGTCCTTAGCAAAACGAAATCTTACGAAATCTTCAACATTCTTCATTACTTCCCTTATAACAACAGGAAGGGTTTTGGCTTTATATTTTACAGGGTTCTTTTGGTATGATTCGTAACTTTTTCTTATTAAAAATGAAAGTGGCTTCCCTGACATCCAATAGATTAACAAAATTGATCTCGAGTTAGTTAGTTGGCTTGGATAAACAGATATTGTTTTTCCTATTCTACCAATCAATTTTGCATATTCTTGGTATGCATTTTCATCTTCTGGATAAACTGGTACCATTTCATCAACCCGATGAAGGTTCTCCGTAAAATAATCCAACAATAGTTGTTGCGCTAAAGGAGATATGCCGGGATTTCTTTTTATAATATTTGCAGGAATCTTAATTTTTTCTTTAATTGTTTTAAACTTACCAAACAGTTGCCTGTTGAGATTATCATTAGTACTTAGTCTATCGCCATTGAGAAAATTGGTATAATAATATCCAAATGCAAACTCTAAATCCGGCCTACGCTCAGCCTCCTCTCGAAGACTTCCTTTTTCAATGAAGTTAGCAAGATCCGTACTGTCTTTCTCAATTTTATCAAGCGCTCGCCTGATTAACTGCTTTCTCTTGTTTGGGGTTGGCGGGGTTTTCCAATCTTGAGGTTCAATGCAAATAATATTGCCACTAAATTCTTTACCCCATCTACCCGCTCTACCGGCAAGGTTCCAAAAATCGTTTTGATTCATTGGTTTATGATTGCCACGATTGGGTTTTCTGATAAATATTGATTTTGCGGGTAGATTTACGCCCTCAAGTAAAGTTGATGTGCATATGAGATATTTTATTTCACCAGTTTTAAAGAGTTTCTCAACTTCTTCTCTGATAAGTAAAGGCATATTTCCATAATGAAAGGCAATTCGTTTCTGTAAGACTTTGGCTAAACGATAGTTTTTGTGGATTGTCTTTTTTACCAGCTTTATCAATTCGTTAACGCTTTCAGGTAGGGTCTCTTCTGGCAAGCTATCAAATAATATGAGACCTAAATCCTGCAATTAGTTGAAAGGGTATCGTAAAAATAGTATAATCCTCAATATGTTAAAGGTAAAATTACTACAGAAGAGGGTCACTATTTTTATGAAGTCTAAACAGAATAAACGATCTGCCCGAGTCTCGCCCAAAAAAATACAAATTAATAAAGGAGCAAAAGGGGTTACAGCACAGGCAGGCTTGATTCCTGCCGTAAAGTTCCTGCAAAAACATAATGTTGGCCAGCTTATCCAGGAAACTTTAGAACATCAACGCGGAGCCACCGCCACTTATGATGCAGTTGATATAATATTTCTCCCTTTGATAGCTATTATCGGCGGAGCTCGTTCTATCAGCAATATTGCAACAGTCTGGGCAGATAGCGTACTTTGCCGGATAGCAGGATGGCGGTTAATCCCGGACGAAACAACCTTTGGCCGCCTTTTTCGAACATTCAGCTATCGTCATATCAATAACCTGGAAGTTCTTAATCATCGGTTGCGTGCTCGCATGTGGCGTAAGGGATTGCGATCCGGGAAAAGTAAAGTCGGTGCAGCCCACTGTCTGGTTGTTGATGTGGATTCCACAGAAAAGACGGTATACGGTTCTCAGCAAGGAGCGGCCAAAGGGTTTAATCCACATAAACGCGGTGCAAAATCGTATCATCCTCTGCTTGCATTTTGCGCTGAAAGCAAAGAGATATTGCAAGGGTGGCTTCGATGCGGCAATGCCTATACAAGTAATGGTATTGTCGAGTTTACCAAGCAACTTCTGGCACACCTTCCCAATGGAACCCGGATTTTGTTCAGGGGCGACAGCGGTTTTTTTGTTGGTGCCCTGCTTGATCTTTTGGATCAGTATGGTCATAGTTACCTGATCAAGGTTAAGCTCAAGGGGCTGGTCACCCTTCTGTCCAAACAATCCTGGGAGCCGGTCCCCGGGCAGGCCGGTTGGGAACAATGTATCTTTTTTCATAAATGTACGACCTGGTCTTCGACCCGACTCTTTGTTGCGGTCCGCAGAGAGAAACCGGCTGACCCGGCAAAACCAGCGACCCTGTTTGAGATGAAGGAGTTCGATTACTTCTGTTATGTGGTCAGTGAGATTGCTGATCCATGGCAGGTCCACAAACGATACGGCCAACGAGCAACTTGTGAAACCTGGATTGAGGAAGCAAAAAACCAGACTGCGTTGGTACATATCAAGACAGAAGATTTCTGGGCAAATAGTGTGTTGTTTCAAACTGCTATTCTGGCATACAACACGATACGATGGATGGCTTTATTGAGCGGTAATGCTGTATTACGTCGCTGGGAGCCAGGTACAATTCGTACATTTCTCGTTCGGGTGGCTGGGAAGTATACTACTGGTGGACGGCAGCAAAAGCTATTTGTTCCCGAACGAATGCTGTATTCCACTCAGTGGGATGACTGGGTGGCGGTGGGGCTGTACTGACCAGCACTACTACCTCTTTTTTTGAAATATTTTTTTCCATCAACAGGATTAGTGCGTCTTGTGGGGCAAAATATTCTACTTGATCAGCCTTAAAGAGGCATCTGCTTATCTGGAAACAGCACTTTTCGGTGTTTTTTACTATCAACTGATAACTATTTTCAGAATTTTTGGTTTTCTACAACACCAAATGGTTAGTCATTTGAGCCAAAAAGATCAATTGCAGGATTTAGGTGAGAGCTATTTTTTCAGACTCCGCTGCGCCATTAGAGTAAATTATATTCCCAGTACCATTATTTGAAAAAGAATTGGCAACGAAGGCCATTTTCTTGAATTCACCGTTTGGTCTATTTTGTAATGTTATCACTCCTAAATCTATGGATTTATCTATTAAGCAAAGAGATAGTTTCCATTTGTCAACTTTCCGTGGAACCTGTGTTGCGTATATTAAGTTTTGGTTAACAGCAACAAATTGAGTATTAACTT contains:
- a CDS encoding transposase; amino-acid sequence: MHNKNIKRIVQKELKKNYPNWNRLNRKTKKEISRKVLAQVAGEYDFKQEISASSDELLGVEQQVQTKGIISLDQMADIVNESKNNNIMKLCGKSRFAKYIKDEELRFIDQLLDNEIINRLLAYEGYSPAMRDLFPHNMFRAELLKTIKYPEISYRKFCDKEYLGLDRKQNRAFIGLSLREKAIIDHTQLSKFRHSLTFVQQINITVYILHHFLQSGMLGDHILHGVDSTELANECKIPLASLNINGQNIRIYSDLDSDCGKRRNKRDKSVYVVGYRLHTLTAIDTETGHSFPIISLLAPANHHDSHFLSLLVDVAQAMGVEVKLVTADTAYHDNDGSLHGKTGIYVTTPPCSTVSTPDNVDTANGTVFCHNECSVPMEYAGVDEDHHEYKCAANTGECLLKGSCPQCRSISLDRGFFQRIPYHVEQIREAHDIRKNCERPFNLLKHQTGLETVRVRGQSAITVRCTFSSISLLLLKMAGTRKKRTC
- a CDS encoding ISKra4 family transposase; protein product: MYSPCHLTESNIEHYLRSFEALDKLASHISGIEFSTSSFGDVEAVIQQKGQEIIRQLAQGYLSQRSAEEEKKEFVLGEDGIRRNRRRTDCTRKIESRFGEVELSRIGYYGQFVGSVFPLDAELNLPPDKYSHGLRSEIAHLTAVASFDETLEFLERQGGGILPKRQLQEVSADIVRDFKEFYEQPLDLSSVKGSILVITADGKGVSMHNQDLRPAAKKQAEKDQDKKKARLQPGEKKGRKRMATVVSVYDTSPYQRTPEQLLNIDGEVAPERPEIKNKRVWAEITEDMGNALDQGFREALRRDPEQEMEWVVLIDGQTDLVRQVEVQAEKHDVKVTVIQDFIHVVEYLWKAVHALYPEKENAEKREKWVQGRTLEILKGNAQSVASGLRRAATRRGLDENKRIPADTAANYIKKNQKRLRYEEALLKGLPIATGVIEGACRHLVKDRMDLTGARWRLKSADAVLKLRALKTSGDLKKYLNFHFWKERCRNYIWMPNGDAVPAMI
- a CDS encoding helicase-related protein, which encodes MQDLGLILFDSLPEETLPESVNELIKLVKKTIHKNYRLAKVLQKRIAFHYGNMPLLIREEVEKLFKTGEIKYLICTSTLLEGVNLPAKSIFIRKPNRGNHKPMNQNDFWNLAGRAGRWGKEFSGNIICIEPQDWKTPPTPNKRKQLIRRALDKIEKDSTDLANFIEKGSLREEAERRPDLEFAFGYYYTNFLNGDRLSTNDNLNRQLFGKFKTIKEKIKIPANIIKRNPGISPLAQQLLLDYFTENLHRVDEMVPVYPEDENAYQEYAKLIGRIGKTISVYPSQLTNSRSILLIYWMSGKPLSFLIRKSYESYQKNPVKYKAKTLPVVIREVMKNVEDFVRFRFAKDSSCYIDILRHFFVIIRDRPLLASFLMLC
- a CDS encoding IS1380 family transposase, whose translation is MKSKQNKRSARVSPKKIQINKGAKGVTAQAGLIPAVKFLQKHNVGQLIQETLEHQRGATATYDAVDIIFLPLIAIIGGARSISNIATVWADSVLCRIAGWRLIPDETTFGRLFRTFSYRHINNLEVLNHRLRARMWRKGLRSGKSKVGAAHCLVVDVDSTEKTVYGSQQGAAKGFNPHKRGAKSYHPLLAFCAESKEILQGWLRCGNAYTSNGIVEFTKQLLAHLPNGTRILFRGDSGFFVGALLDLLDQYGHSYLIKVKLKGLVTLLSKQSWEPVPGQAGWEQCIFFHKCTTWSSTRLFVAVRREKPADPAKPATLFEMKEFDYFCYVVSEIADPWQVHKRYGQRATCETWIEEAKNQTALVHIKTEDFWANSVLFQTAILAYNTIRWMALLSGNAVLRRWEPGTIRTFLVRVAGKYTTGGRQQKLFVPERMLYSTQWDDWVAVGLY